One genomic region from Conexibacter woesei Iso977N encodes:
- a CDS encoding alkaline phosphatase PhoX: MANIRLPEGHDEARATTRREVLRGGAKLVAGASVAAQVLAATGADDAVARTLRRAAAGAGDKPGYGPISPYLDVGFSLPEGFYVERFGKAGTRMSDGLPTPRFHDGTTTHDAGGGRVTLIRNHEGYDPGRALGRRKAYDRVAQGGVTTSLFDTRSGRLLGSSLVLNGTDNNCNGGKMPWGSWLSCEESTVGPDDGFEKPHGYVFEVPLGARAPVDPVPIKAMGRFEHEACVIDPRTGVIYMTEDNGDPGDGFYRFIPHTHGRLHRGGRLEMLAVQGRSGYNTASGQKVGTTLKCEWVPIKDPDPEHADRHPDAVYQQGRALGAARFYGLEGAHWSRGSVYFVASEAGDDGKGQIWRYTPSGTKKGHLTLLFESHSGHVLDQPDSLVVSPRGGVVVGEDGDGEDVNGGTNFIRCLTPAGEIATFARNDTPLDLHKWEDEAKGWTGRSEWSGCTYSPDGQWLFVHLQYPGETFAITGPWDKGWL, from the coding sequence ATGGCGAACATCAGGCTGCCTGAAGGACACGACGAGGCCCGCGCGACGACGCGGCGCGAGGTGCTGCGGGGTGGTGCGAAGCTCGTCGCCGGCGCGTCGGTCGCCGCGCAGGTGCTGGCCGCGACCGGTGCCGACGACGCGGTCGCCCGGACGCTGCGGCGCGCGGCGGCGGGCGCGGGCGACAAGCCCGGCTATGGGCCGATCAGCCCGTACCTCGACGTCGGGTTCTCGCTCCCGGAGGGCTTCTACGTCGAGCGGTTCGGCAAGGCCGGGACGAGGATGAGCGACGGGCTGCCGACCCCGCGCTTCCACGACGGCACGACCACGCACGACGCGGGCGGTGGGCGCGTCACGCTGATCCGCAACCACGAGGGCTACGACCCGGGCCGCGCGCTGGGCAGGCGCAAGGCCTACGACCGCGTCGCGCAGGGCGGCGTGACGACGTCGCTGTTCGACACCAGGTCGGGCAGGTTGTTGGGGTCCTCGCTCGTGCTCAACGGCACCGACAACAACTGCAACGGCGGCAAGATGCCGTGGGGCTCGTGGCTGTCGTGCGAGGAGTCGACGGTCGGCCCCGACGACGGCTTCGAGAAGCCGCACGGCTACGTCTTCGAGGTGCCGCTGGGCGCGAGGGCGCCGGTCGACCCGGTCCCGATCAAGGCGATGGGGCGCTTCGAGCACGAGGCGTGCGTGATCGATCCCAGGACCGGCGTCATCTACATGACCGAGGACAACGGCGATCCCGGCGACGGCTTCTACCGCTTCATCCCGCACACCCACGGCAGGCTGCACCGTGGCGGCCGGCTGGAGATGCTCGCCGTCCAGGGGCGCTCCGGCTACAACACCGCGAGTGGTCAGAAGGTTGGGACGACGCTGAAGTGCGAGTGGGTCCCGATCAAGGACCCGGACCCCGAGCACGCCGACAGGCACCCGGACGCCGTCTACCAGCAGGGCCGCGCGCTCGGCGCCGCGCGCTTCTACGGGCTGGAGGGCGCGCACTGGTCCCGCGGCTCGGTGTACTTCGTGGCCAGCGAGGCGGGCGACGACGGCAAGGGCCAGATCTGGCGCTACACGCCGTCCGGGACCAAGAAGGGGCACTTGACGCTGTTGTTCGAGTCGCACTCCGGGCACGTGCTCGACCAGCCGGACTCGCTGGTCGTCTCGCCCCGCGGCGGGGTGGTCGTCGGCGAAGACGGCGACGGCGAGGACGTGAACGGCGGCACGAACTTCATCCGCTGCCTGACGCCCGCAGGCGAGATCGCGACGTTCGCCCGCAACGACACACCGCTGGACCTCCACAAGTGGGAGGACGAGGCCAAGGGCTGGACCGGCCGCTCGGAGTGGTCGGGCTGCACCTACTCACCCGACGGCCAATGGCTCTTCGTCCACCTCCAGTACCCGGGCGAGACGTTCGCCATCACCGGCCCCTGGGACAAGGGCTGGCTCTAG